The Actinomycetota bacterium genome includes a region encoding these proteins:
- a CDS encoding ABC transporter permease, producing MRRVFHIVRKDVDQHFRNRFVAVISVLSILVFALLYNLLPSRVEESLKLGLCLRAGGGAGETVVPDVERIERELEEAGKAGLGLELVRAGEPGELRGLVEREEVSAGIFIDLSAAEARVEMYVSSRAPAESVDAGEAIAREMAYTLAGYRLPADLQAVVIGPDMAGRQIPLRDKLRVLLLVLVFLLELYGLGNLVMEEMQHGTAVALLVTPVTMRDFVAAKAVTGTVIAFSQGLLMAFLLGAMSRGSWASVLALLFLGALMVVGMAFVMGAVSRNFVHMAMVSLVPLLVLMLPGVVVLEPGLASPLMKAIPTYYLVQPLGGVLNYGRGALDYAAHLAGMALFAAVFLLLGALVMGRRLA from the coding sequence ATGAGGCGTGTCTTTCACATCGTGCGCAAGGACGTGGACCAGCATTTCCGCAACCGCTTCGTGGCGGTGATATCGGTCCTATCCATCCTCGTCTTCGCCCTGCTGTACAACCTTTTGCCCTCGCGCGTCGAGGAGTCGCTCAAGCTGGGCCTCTGCCTGAGGGCCGGCGGAGGAGCCGGGGAAACGGTGGTTCCCGACGTGGAGCGGATAGAGCGAGAGCTGGAAGAAGCTGGTAAGGCGGGCCTGGGGCTGGAGCTGGTCCGGGCGGGCGAACCCGGGGAGCTGCGGGGGCTGGTGGAGAGGGAGGAGGTGAGCGCCGGGATCTTCATCGACCTCTCCGCCGCGGAAGCGAGGGTGGAGATGTACGTCTCCTCCCGGGCCCCCGCGGAGTCGGTGGACGCGGGGGAAGCCATCGCCCGCGAGATGGCGTACACCCTCGCGGGATACCGGCTTCCCGCCGACCTGCAGGCCGTGGTCATCGGGCCGGACATGGCCGGGCGGCAGATCCCCCTGCGGGACAAGCTGCGGGTGCTGCTGCTGGTCCTGGTCTTTCTCCTCGAGCTCTACGGCCTGGGCAACCTGGTGATGGAGGAGATGCAGCACGGCACGGCGGTGGCCCTGCTGGTCACCCCGGTGACCATGCGGGACTTCGTGGCCGCCAAGGCCGTCACCGGGACCGTCATCGCCTTCTCCCAGGGCTTGCTGATGGCCTTTCTGCTGGGGGCCATGTCCCGGGGAAGCTGGGCCTCGGTGCTGGCACTCCTCTTCCTGGGTGCCCTCATGGTGGTGGGGATGGCCTTCGTCATGGGGGCCGTGAGCCGCAACTTCGTGCACATGGCCATGGTGTCCCTTGTCCCCCTCCTGGTCCTCATGCTGCCGGGGGTGGTGGTCCTGGAGCCGGGACTGGCCTCTCCCCTCATGAAGGCCATCCCCACCTACTACCTGGTGCAGCCGCTGGGCGGGGTGCTCAATTACGGGAGGGGCGCCCTCGACTACGCGGCCCACCTGGCCGGCATGGCGCTCTTCGCGGCGGTCTTCCTGCTGCTGGGGGCCCTGGTCATGGGGAGGAGGCTGGCGTGA
- a CDS encoding ABC transporter ATP-binding protein: MPAERAIEAENIAYSYGDNLAVDHISFHVGEGEILGFLGPNGAGKTTTLKMLVGLLTPREGRITVLGKDIVKERGEVQAHIGVCFEEKSLYEEMSAAANLKFFASLFGVRDLDVASLLERVGLSGGRRDRVANYSKGMKQRLMVARALVARPRVLFLDEPTDGLDPVSSEAIREVILEEREKGVSVFLTTHDMMEADRLSDRVVFLSEGRIAACDTPENLKHRYGKRVLKVRYHRDGELVEEELSLEGEGTGRRVREILDAYRVLDMHTEEATLEDIFIRLTGRGLA, from the coding sequence ATGCCGGCGGAAAGGGCCATCGAGGCGGAGAACATCGCCTATTCCTACGGCGACAACCTGGCGGTGGACCACATCTCCTTCCACGTGGGAGAGGGGGAGATACTGGGCTTTCTGGGTCCCAACGGCGCCGGCAAGACCACCACCCTGAAGATGCTTGTGGGCCTGCTGACCCCACGCGAGGGGAGGATCACCGTCCTGGGGAAGGACATCGTGAAGGAGCGGGGCGAGGTGCAGGCGCACATAGGCGTCTGTTTCGAGGAGAAGAGCCTCTACGAGGAGATGTCCGCCGCCGCCAACCTGAAGTTCTTCGCTTCCCTCTTCGGCGTGCGGGACCTCGACGTCGCGTCCCTGCTGGAGCGCGTTGGGCTCTCCGGCGGCAGGAGGGACCGCGTGGCAAATTATTCCAAGGGGATGAAGCAGCGCCTCATGGTGGCCCGGGCGCTGGTGGCACGGCCGCGCGTCCTCTTCCTCGACGAGCCCACCGACGGCCTGGACCCGGTGTCCTCCGAGGCCATACGCGAGGTCATCCTGGAAGAGAGGGAGAAAGGGGTCTCCGTCTTCCTCACCACCCACGACATGATGGAGGCGGACAGGCTCTCCGACCGCGTCGTCTTCCTGAGCGAGGGAAGGATCGCCGCCTGCGACACCCCCGAGAACCTCAAGCACCGCTACGGGAAGAGGGTGCTCAAGGTGCGCTACCACCGGGACGGGGAGCTCGTGGAGGAGGAACTCTCCCTGGAAGGTGAGGGCACGGGCCGGCGGGTGAGGGAGATCCTCGACGCTTACCGGGTGCTGGACATGCACACCGAGGAGGCCACCCTGGAGGACATCTTCATCCGGCTCACGGGGAGGGGGCTGGCGTGA
- a CDS encoding plasmid pRiA4b ORF-3 family protein, with amino-acid sequence MKTKFAKVYQFKITLREITPPIWRRIQVPGTYTFWDLHVAIQDAMGWLDYHLHEFTVPHPEKRTAVRIGVPDEEFEEDEELLFGRKEKIAKYFTMENRFAEYEYDFGDGWEHGIKLEKILPREEGVEYPRCITGKRACPPEDVGGAGGYARFLEIIADPDHEEYHEAMTWVGGAFDPDHFDPDEICFDDPDMRWKIAWG; translated from the coding sequence ATGAAGACAAAGTTCGCCAAGGTATACCAGTTCAAGATCACTTTGCGGGAAATCACGCCTCCCATATGGCGGCGCATTCAGGTGCCGGGCACGTATACGTTCTGGGATCTCCACGTGGCCATCCAGGACGCCATGGGTTGGCTGGATTACCACCTGCACGAGTTCACGGTTCCCCACCCGGAAAAAAGAACCGCCGTACGCATCGGGGTCCCCGACGAGGAATTCGAAGAGGATGAGGAATTACTGTTCGGCCGGAAGGAAAAGATCGCGAAATACTTCACCATGGAAAACAGGTTCGCGGAATACGAGTACGATTTCGGCGACGGTTGGGAGCACGGGATAAAGCTGGAAAAAATACTCCCCCGCGAGGAAGGCGTGGAATACCCCAGGTGTATAACGGGCAAGAGGGCCTGCCCTCCGGAAGATGTTGGAGGAGCAGGGGGATATGCACGATTCCTGGAGATCATCGCCGACCCGGATCACGAGGAATATCACGAGGCGATGACCTGGGTGGGTGGCGCTTTCGACCCCGATCACTTCGACCCGGACGAGATATGCTTCGATGACCCTGACATGCGCTGGAAAATCGCCTGGGGATAG
- a CDS encoding zinc ribbon domain-containing protein, producing MFYCNQCGKQLLSDWKYCTNCGYRIPRPHDSEPVSRTSLEMQTPNTNKDETGIDNLPIPPSAYKYYATPPGQAHSLNIRPERLTPMERISLLLLCLCLTVICIGLITMAISGSFSDDSYIQEGYSGGEVTALVFLATGSIIFLFSIIILAIAKADVLRKLGLGKGTGRYWKRLQYLSNGRTIDRLGMIGLGFLNFGLWAFVFTISCGIAILAFIFHLMNDEEYSKRKTIYGKDYRIYRKGFDSYEAQREEVWGLGERFPVKKHFDGRYYGIDPDTGEKVKLENNH from the coding sequence GTGTTCTATTGTAATCAGTGTGGAAAACAGCTCCTCAGTGACTGGAAGTACTGCACTAATTGTGGGTATAGAATACCTCGTCCTCATGACTCTGAGCCTGTATCCCGCACCTCTCTTGAAATGCAAACTCCTAACACCAACAAAGATGAAACAGGCATTGATAACCTGCCGATTCCGCCCTCAGCCTACAAGTATTATGCAACACCCCCAGGACAAGCGCATTCCTTGAACATCCGCCCAGAGCGTCTTACCCCAATGGAACGCATCAGCTTGTTACTTCTTTGTTTATGCCTAACCGTTATTTGTATTGGCCTGATCACAATGGCGATATCGGGTAGCTTTTCTGATGATTCTTATATTCAAGAAGGTTATTCAGGAGGAGAAGTTACCGCTCTGGTCTTCTTGGCAACCGGCTCTATTATCTTTCTATTCTCGATTATTATTCTGGCCATTGCCAAGGCTGACGTACTAAGGAAGTTGGGCTTAGGTAAAGGTACAGGTAGATACTGGAAACGCTTACAATACTTAAGTAATGGGCGCACAATAGACAGGCTTGGAATGATTGGCTTGGGTTTTTTAAACTTCGGACTTTGGGCGTTTGTCTTCACGATTAGCTGTGGCATTGCCATTTTGGCCTTTATTTTTCATCTCATGAATGACGAAGAGTATTCTAAGAGAAAGACAATTTATGGTAAAGACTATCGTATATATCGGAAAGGCTTCGACTCATATGAGGCTCAACGTGAAGAGGTTTGGGGCCTGGGAGAAAGGTTCCCTGTAAAGAAGCATTTTGACGGGCGATATTACGGGATTGATCCCGATACGGGCGAGAAGGTCAAATTGGAAAATAACCATTGA
- a CDS encoding SDR family NAD(P)-dependent oxidoreductase, whose protein sequence is MHDLRGKTALITGAASGLGRELAFALAREEAVVLLVDVDEPALVETSGLLEGMGARNRPYVVDVSDREQVGAMAVKVQEEFGGLDVLINNAGVFVWADFADTTLEDWEWLMGVNLWGPILTINAFLPGMIERKSGHIVNIASLGGLVTMPTLSGYSTTKFGLVGLTETLQHELEPHGIAVTLVCPGNIRTPIVDHIKVRGYNREKLTKMSYGVMPRMSADKAAAIILKGMKKGRSLVILTPMAHFMYLVKRLSPNLYRVMLGRPMRKVYERMR, encoded by the coding sequence ATGCACGACCTGCGGGGAAAGACGGCGCTGATCACCGGAGCCGCCAGCGGTTTAGGGCGCGAACTGGCCTTCGCTCTCGCGCGCGAAGAGGCGGTGGTCCTGCTGGTGGACGTCGACGAGCCGGCGTTGGTCGAGACCTCGGGGCTGCTCGAGGGCATGGGGGCGCGGAACAGGCCCTACGTCGTAGACGTGTCCGACCGGGAACAGGTCGGCGCCATGGCCGTGAAGGTGCAGGAGGAGTTCGGCGGCCTGGATGTGCTGATCAACAACGCCGGGGTCTTCGTCTGGGCGGACTTCGCGGACACGACGCTCGAGGACTGGGAGTGGTTGATGGGGGTAAACCTCTGGGGGCCCATCCTCACCATCAACGCCTTCCTTCCCGGGATGATAGAGCGAAAAAGCGGCCATATCGTGAACATCGCATCGCTGGGAGGACTGGTGACCATGCCGACCCTGTCGGGCTATTCCACCACCAAGTTCGGTCTGGTGGGACTGACCGAGACCCTGCAGCATGAACTGGAGCCGCACGGTATCGCCGTAACCCTGGTCTGCCCCGGAAACATCCGCACCCCCATCGTGGATCACATCAAGGTGAGGGGATACAACAGGGAGAAGCTCACCAAGATGTCCTACGGCGTGATGCCGCGCATGTCAGCGGACAAGGCGGCGGCCATCATCCTCAAGGGCATGAAAAAAGGGCGTTCGCTGGTCATCCTCACTCCCATGGCGCACTTCATGTACCTCGTAAAAAGGCTGTCTCCCAACCTCTACCGCGTGATGCTGGGAAGGCCCATGCGGAAAGTATATGAACGCATGCGCTGA
- a CDS encoding NUDIX hydrolase: MPVVPREASSLILLREAPGAGELEVLMVERHANSAFAGGMYVFPGGMVDEEDCDPEFARHCAGLDPRRAADVFEDPLPPPRALGFFVAAVRELFEEAGILLAYEGFTGAGEHTDTAPGCRGEGPREDVKSQGGDHAGTLVSCRGEGGGRLAALRSRLRAGGITFHKMVEEEGLRLALDRLTYFAHWVTPEIMPVRFDTRFFLAPAPPCQDPLCDEDETASLLWIAPGLALELCREGRFPLLPPTVANLWELTQYATVKEALAAAREKEVTTIMPYFGPGG, encoded by the coding sequence ATGCCCGTGGTCCCCAGGGAGGCGTCCTCCCTTATCCTGCTGCGCGAGGCACCCGGGGCGGGGGAGCTGGAGGTGCTCATGGTGGAGCGCCACGCGAACAGCGCCTTCGCGGGAGGGATGTACGTCTTCCCCGGGGGCATGGTCGACGAGGAGGACTGCGACCCGGAATTCGCGCGCCACTGCGCCGGGCTGGACCCGCGCCGGGCGGCGGACGTCTTCGAGGATCCCCTTCCTCCCCCGCGGGCCCTCGGCTTCTTCGTGGCCGCGGTGCGCGAGCTCTTCGAGGAGGCCGGGATCCTCCTCGCCTACGAGGGTTTTACGGGTGCCGGAGAGCACACAGATACGGCGCCCGGGTGCCGGGGCGAGGGCCCGCGCGAAGATGTGAAAAGCCAGGGAGGGGACCACGCGGGCACCCTCGTCTCCTGCCGGGGGGAAGGGGGCGGGCGCCTGGCCGCCCTGCGCTCGCGCCTGAGGGCGGGGGGCATCACCTTCCATAAAATGGTAGAAGAGGAGGGGCTGCGCCTGGCCTTGGACCGCCTCACCTACTTCGCCCACTGGGTGACCCCGGAGATCATGCCCGTGCGCTTCGACACGCGCTTCTTCCTGGCCCCGGCTCCCCCCTGCCAGGACCCCCTGTGCGACGAGGACGAGACCGCCTCCCTCCTCTGGATCGCGCCGGGCCTGGCGCTGGAGCTCTGCCGCGAGGGGCGCTTCCCACTGCTGCCCCCCACGGTGGCCAACCTGTGGGAGCTCACGCAATACGCCACGGTGAAGGAGGCCCTGGCGGCCGCGCGGGAGAAGGAAGTGACCACCATCATGCCCTACTTCGGTCCCGGCGGCTGA
- a CDS encoding epoxyqueuosine reductase: MSLEALIEEFLLERGALSVGIATVETLSGGPPSADITYRMEGARSAVSFVLPLDRDRIRSFLAKEDRYGHEEDNVAVNLRSRDLSWELAEMLRREGHQAKGTAANLKYRQDYEGWQLHLYPDISHRYIAVRSGAASYGWSGNVGIKGRGTAVILGTTVTDAALEPTEPVPDEESFCDRCKLCYKACALGMFDNKEETSVTLGGVTFSHAARRDYLLCHFCCGGFTGLARSGKWSTWSPGRFPVPDDRERLLQEFARAVELYNRRPPMPGGFMHTAMENYRQYLTCGNCQLVCWGNKEETRENVKLLHGSGCVLQKPDGELVVLPPDEAEAAFNAMDPAHRSLYC; encoded by the coding sequence ATGTCCCTGGAAGCCTTGATCGAGGAGTTCCTGCTGGAGCGCGGGGCGCTCAGCGTGGGGATCGCCACCGTGGAGACCCTTTCCGGGGGCCCGCCCAGCGCCGACATCACCTACCGCATGGAGGGAGCGCGTTCCGCGGTGAGTTTCGTCCTCCCCCTCGACCGCGACCGCATCCGCTCCTTCCTGGCCAAGGAGGACCGCTACGGCCACGAGGAGGACAACGTCGCGGTCAACCTGCGCTCCAGGGACCTCTCGTGGGAGCTGGCGGAGATGCTCAGGCGGGAGGGGCACCAGGCCAAGGGGACGGCGGCCAACCTGAAGTACCGCCAGGACTACGAGGGATGGCAGCTCCACCTCTACCCGGATATCAGCCACCGCTACATCGCGGTGCGCTCCGGCGCGGCCTCCTACGGCTGGTCCGGCAACGTGGGCATCAAGGGCCGCGGGACCGCCGTCATCCTGGGGACCACGGTGACCGACGCCGCCCTGGAACCCACCGAGCCCGTACCCGATGAGGAATCCTTCTGCGACAGGTGCAAGCTCTGCTACAAGGCGTGCGCCCTGGGGATGTTCGACAACAAGGAGGAGACGTCGGTGACCCTGGGCGGGGTCACCTTCAGCCACGCCGCCCGCCGCGATTACCTGCTGTGCCACTTCTGCTGCGGTGGCTTCACCGGGCTGGCGCGCTCCGGGAAATGGTCCACCTGGTCCCCGGGACGCTTCCCGGTGCCCGACGACCGCGAGCGGCTGCTCCAGGAGTTCGCCCGGGCGGTGGAGCTCTACAACCGGCGGCCGCCCATGCCGGGGGGCTTCATGCACACGGCCATGGAAAATTACCGCCAGTACCTCACCTGCGGCAACTGCCAGCTCGTCTGCTGGGGCAACAAGGAGGAGACAAGGGAAAACGTGAAGCTCCTTCACGGCTCCGGCTGCGTGCTGCAGAAACCGGACGGGGAGTTGGTCGTCCTGCCTCCAGACGAGGCCGAGGCCGCCTTCAACGCCATGGACCCCGCCCACCGCTCCCTCTACTGCTGA
- a CDS encoding PIN domain-containing protein, with the protein MPAETERLQFVDTNVLVYAHDRSAAAKHEKARALVAELWDSRKGCLSVQVLQEFYVTVTQKVRKPLSPEEAFMVIEDLSCWKVHAPQAQDVLEAIRIQRTHALSFWDAMIVRSAQAMGCGNIWSEDLGHDRDYGGVKVSNPFAGRGA; encoded by the coding sequence ATGCCCGCTGAAACGGAAAGACTCCAGTTCGTGGATACCAACGTCCTTGTTTATGCCCATGACCGCTCCGCGGCCGCCAAGCACGAAAAGGCAAGGGCGCTTGTCGCCGAACTGTGGGATTCCCGGAAGGGCTGCCTGAGCGTCCAGGTGCTGCAGGAGTTTTACGTGACGGTTACGCAGAAAGTGAGGAAGCCGCTCAGCCCCGAGGAGGCGTTCATGGTGATCGAGGACCTCTCGTGCTGGAAGGTGCACGCGCCCCAGGCCCAGGATGTCCTCGAGGCCATAAGGATTCAACGAACCCACGCCCTTTCCTTCTGGGACGCCATGATAGTGCGCAGCGCCCAGGCCATGGGGTGCGGGAACATATGGTCGGAGGACCTCGGGCACGACCGGGATTACGGAGGGGTGAAGGTGAGCAACCCCTTCGCCGGCCGGGGCGCTTGA
- a CDS encoding CopG family transcriptional regulator: MDNQNVTLSIPRELLKKAKHVAVERGVSLSGLMVQMLTEITRREDEYGKARAHHLAALSKHDLGTRGKAGWKRGDLHAR, translated from the coding sequence ATGGACAACCAGAACGTGACCTTGTCCATTCCCAGGGAGTTGTTGAAGAAGGCGAAGCATGTGGCCGTGGAACGGGGGGTTTCCCTCTCCGGGCTCATGGTCCAGATGCTGACCGAGATCACCAGGAGGGAAGACGAATACGGCAAGGCGAGGGCGCACCACCTGGCGGCGCTGTCAAAACACGACCTGGGAACTCGAGGGAAGGCCGGCTGGAAGCGGGGAGATCTCCATGCCCGCTGA